A stretch of the Enoplosus armatus isolate fEnoArm2 chromosome 13, fEnoArm2.hap1, whole genome shotgun sequence genome encodes the following:
- the LOC139294930 gene encoding olfactory receptor 8G17-like, whose amino-acid sequence MENYTYNSFTLQLEGLNISQDSVHPVFLFFFFSYLFIMVVNVGIAVLVFMDNNLHQPMYLLFCNLPFNDILGNSIMVPRLLIDMLLPPSERLISYYECVVQAFTTHMFGTTSHTVLMIMAFDRYVAICNPLRYAAIMTNRMVIKLTVSAWGVAFVLVGILLGLTVRLNRCRTLIMNPYCDNASLFKLSCESVFINNVYGLTFTVVLFTASIGSMVLTYTKITVVCLTSNNKSLNSKAMKTCSTHLVVYLIMAFNGMSVITLHRFPQYSDYRKLCTILFHIIPGSLNPIIYGAQSKEIKKLLSKFFKSKKILPSLKS is encoded by the coding sequence ATGGAAAACTACACCTACAACAGCTTCACACTCCAGCTGGAGGGGCTGAATATCTCCCAGGACTCTGTCCACCccgtctttctcttcttctttttctcctacCTCTTTATAATGGTTGTGAATGTGGGCATTGCTGTTCTGGTTTTCATGGACAACAACCTTCACCAGCCCATGTATCTCCTTTTCTGCAATCTGCCCTTTAACGACATCCTTGGAAACTCCATCATGGTGCCCCGTCTGCTTATAGACATGTTGCTGCCCCCCTCTGAGCGCCTCATCAGTTATTATGAGTGTGTGGTCCAAGCTTTCACCACACACATGTTCGGCACCACTTCCCACACTGTGCTCATGATCATGGCCTTCGACAGATATGTGGCCATCTGCAATCCCCTGCGCTATGCTGCCATAATGACCAACAGGATGGTGATCAAGCTGACAGTTTCTGCCTGGGGAGTGGCCTTCGTTCTGGTTGGGATTCTGCTCGGTCTGACCGTCCGGCTGAACCGATGCAGGACTTTGATCATGAATCCTTACTGTGACAATGCCTCCCTGTTTAAGCTCTCCTGCGAGAGTGTGTTCATTAATAATGTGTATGGCCTCACGTTCACTGTGGTCCTGTTCACAGCTTCTATAGGCAGCATGGTTCTCACCTACACTAAGATTACAGTAGTCTGTCTGACCAGTAACAACAAGTCTCTGAACAGTAAAGCCATGAAGACCTGCAGCACTCACCTGGTTGTGTATCTGATCATGGCGTTCAATGGGATGTCTGTCATTACTCTGCATCGTTTCCCTCAGTACTCAGACTACAGAAAACTCTGTaccattttgtttcatatcatcCCCGGCAGCCTCAACCCCATTATTTATGGTGCTCAGTCAAAAGAGATAAAGAAGTTGTTGTCAAAGTTTTTTAAGTCCAAGAAGATTTTGCCATCATTAAAAAGTTAG
- the LOC139294963 gene encoding olfactory receptor 8G17-like, with product MENYTYNSFTLQLEGLKVSKESVYPVFLFFFFSYLFIMVVNVGIVVLIFIDKNLHQPMYLLFCNLPFNDILGNSIMVPRLLIDMLLPPSERLISYYECVVQAFTSHMFGTTSITVLMIMAFDRYVAICNPLRYAAIMTNRMVIKLTVSAWGVALVLVGILLGLTVRLNRCRTLIESPYCDNAGLFKLSCESVFINNVYGLTFTVVLFTASIGSTVLTYTKITVVCLTSNNKSLNSKALKTCSTHLVVYLIMVFNGISNIALHRFPQYSDYRKLCSILFHIVPGSLNPIIYGVQSKEIKKFLSKLFEPKKILPS from the coding sequence ATGGAAAACTACACCTACAACAGCTTCACACTCCAGCTGGAGGGGTTAAAAGTCTCAAAAGAGTCTGTTTACCccgtctttctcttcttctttttctcctacCTGTTTATAATGGTTGTGAATGTGGGCATTGTTGTTCTGATTTTTATTGACAAAAACCTTCACCAGCCCATGTATCTCCTTTTCTGCAACCTGCCCTTTAACGACATCCTTGGAAACTCCATCATGGTGCCCCGTCTGCTTATAGACATGTTGCTGCCCCCCTCTGAGCGCCTCATCAGTTATTATGAGTGTGTGGTCCAAGCTTTCACCTCACACATGTTTGGTACCACCAGTATAACTGTGCTCATGATCATGGCCTTCGACAGATATGTGGCCATCTGCAATCCCCTGCGCTATGCTGCCATAATGACCAACAGGATGGTGATCAAGCTGACAGTTTCTGCCTGGGGAGTGGCCCTCGTTCTGGTTGGGATTCTGCTCGGTCTGACCGTCCGGCTGAACCGATGCAGGACTCTGATAGAAAGCCCTTACTGTGACAATGCTGGGCTGTTTAAGCTCTCctgtgagagtgtgttcatTAATAATGTGTATGGCCTCACGTTCACTGTGGTCCTGTTCACAGCTTCTATAGGCAGCACGGTTCTCACCTACACTAAGATTACAGTAGTCTGTCTGACCAGTAACAACAAGTCTCTGAACAGTAAAGCCTTGAAGACCTGCAGCACTCACCTGGTTGTGTATCTGATCATGGTGTTCAATGGAATTTCTAATATTGCTCTTCATCGTTTCCCTCAGTACTCAGACTACAGAAAACTCTGtagcattttgtttcatatcGTCCCCGGCAGCCTCAACCCCATTATTTATGGTGTTCagtcaaaagaaataaagaagttCTTGTCAAAGTTGTTTGAGCCCAAGAAGATTTTGCCATCATAA